The segment AGGAGCAGTTGGAGATGAAAGTCTGTCTGAAGCCGAGAGAATCCTTTTCCATTGAAATGGCATTGAGGTGTGCCTCACTGGCTGCTGCTTCTGTCTGTGCCCTGGGTTGGCCAGCCTTTGTGGAGCACCTCAGCCCTCCATCCTGGACCTTTGCTCCAACAACCTGCTCCTCTTCCGCCCTCAAGGCTGACTTGCATCTCCCCAGATGACTGCCTCCATTTCTGTCTTCTGTTAGAGACAGAAAAGCCTGAGAAACCGACAgccattttggggggggggggtccggtTCACACGCTGCAACTTAGAAAGCACACTCAACTGGCCATCTGTTATACCCTCCCCACCTGGTCCCAACCATCACTGTGTActactgagaagaaggcagccTTAGCCACACCCTCGAGTGCCCCTGCCGTTCTATTGCTCATACATCGATTGATATCCCTGTttcaactttgaaaaaaaaaaatttttttttttttgtggtgtgtgcatgcctgctacTGTACACCTGTGGGCGTCAGAGGTGGTCCTCTGCACCCTCCGGCCAGTACCGCATCCAGGGTGAGTCAGATGATTTCCTGTGGTTTGGGCCTCAAGGCTTCTCACCTCCAGAGGCTTCTAGCCTGCTGCCTTGCTTTCTCTGTCGCACTCTAGTACAGCAGGAGTTTTCTTCGCACTCCGGAGTGTTGTCAGCTCCTGGGGCATGGACATTTGGCTACTTAGAGTGTGCTGTGTAGGTTTTCATTTAGAGCTGAACAGAGGGATGGATCTTATTACCCCAGCCCTtgagacactgaggcaggagagctTCCTAGTGAGTCCCTGTTTCAATATCTTCACTAATACTGTGTCATACTTTgggactttctttcttcctttctttcttttgattttttttttttttatatgagtacagtgtacctgtcttcagacacacaccagaagagggcatcagatcctactacagaaggttgtgagccaccttgtggttgctgggaattgaactccggatcTCCGGAAGAGAAGTCCGtataccaacttctgtattagtcagggttctctagagtcacagaacttatggacagtctctagatagtaaaggaatttattgatgacttacagtcggcagcccaattcccaacaatggttcagtcgcagctgtgaatggaagtccaaggatctagcagttacttagtctcacgcagcaagcaggcgaaggagcaagagctagagcttaactgctgagccatgtgtTTCTTGAGTAAAGGGATTACATGCTCGTTCGTCTGGTCAATTCTGCAGCCTTAAAACTTCTTCAGAATAGGGTGACATTTTGTCCTCAGTGGGGCGGTTTTGAGTAATCTGTGAGCAGATAGGAACTTGCTGGGGTACTGCACAGAACTCTGGGTAGTGTGGTACTGTAGATGGCTAGGTTCTGGGGGGGGAAAGAGCCATCTATGTCACCTAGGAATAGAGTGAATAACATTTATATAATCAGACCAGCCCTTGAGGAGGCTGAGATCTTTTCATGGGGCACCCTAGGGTCACAGTCCCAGCTGGTGTGACTCTGACAAGTCTGCCTTTCTCACTACAGTCCCAGGACATGAAAGCCCTGCAGAAGGAGCTAGAACAGTTTGCCAAGCTGCTGAAGCAGAAGAGGATCACCTTGGGGTACACCCAGGCCGACGTGGGGCTCACCCTGGGCGTTCTCTTTGGTGGGTCTCCCCCAGCATGTTCTGATCTCACGGCTCTTAATGTAGGCGCAAGGGGGTGGGGCATCTTAGGAGCTGCTTCTCCACAGGTAAGGGAGGATTAGACGCTTGTAGCTTGAACTGTCAGAGGTGGGGGCTTGGGCTCCCTTCTTGCTGCCTCACTCACTCTGTTTGATCGGCCTTTCAGGAAAGGTGTTCAGCCAGACCACCATCTGTCGCTTCGAGGCCTTGCAGCTCAGCCTTAAGAACATGTGTAAGCTGCGGCCCCTGCTGGAGAAGTGGGTGGAGGAAGCCGACAACAATGAGAACCTTCAGGAGGTGAGGAGTGGCAGGATGTGTGCAATGTCTGCCAGGCACAGTCCCTTCTGCTGCTTCCATTCCTGGCTTGAAACTCCTCCCTCTCCAACCGGAGCTCGCAGGAGAAGTTCTGTGTCCTTATTCTGCTGCTATGAATTGGAATCCAGAGCCTTAACATTTGCTAATCAATCAGGCTCTCTCCTTCTGAGTCACCCTCTGCCCCCACCAGCCTGACAATGGTCCCTCCCCAGAACCCCGTCTAGTGCTGGTGAAGGCTCAGACCTAGGTCTACCAGCCCCTTCCAGAGCCCCTTTCAGTAACCCCTGGCTCTGGGGCCACATCCAGTCAATGCTCCCTTAGCACAATCCCTTAGCGGTTTGTTCTTCAGTCCCATCTCAAGGTGGGGCTGTTGCCAAGTCAAATACTAAAGTTGCTCTTGTCGCCCCCATCTTCCCCTGCCCAGATATGCAAATCGGAGACCCTGGTGCAGGCCCGGAAGAGAAAGCGAACTAGCATTGAGAACCGTGTGAGGTGGAGTCTGGAGACCATGTTTCTGAAGTGCCCGAAGCCCTCCCTACAGCAGATCACTCACATCGCCAATCAGCTTGGGCTAGAGAAGGATGTGAGTGCCAAGATCCTGCCCTGTGGTACCTGGATGTTTCCCTgttcccattccccaccccccccacccccccacccccaccgccgcCACCGCTGACTGCAGCATCCCAGAGCTTATGATCTGATGTCCATCTCTGTGCCCATCCTAGGTGGTTCGAGTATGGTTCTGTAACCGGCGCCAGAAGGGCAAAAGATCAAGTATTGAGTATTCCCAACGAGAAGAGTATGAGGCTACAGGGACACCTTTCCCAGGGGGggctgtatcctttcctctgcccCCAGGTCCCCACTTTGGCACCCCAGGCTATGGAAGCCCCCACTTCACCACACTCTACTCAGTCCCTTTTCCTGAGGGCGAGGCCTTTCCCTCTGTTCCCGTCACTGCTCTGGGCTCTCCCATGCATTCAAACTGAGGCACCAGCCCTCCCTGGGGATGCTGTGAGCCAAGGCAAGGGAGGTAGACAAGAGAACCTGGAGCTTTGGGGTTAAATTCTTTTACTGAGGAGGGATTAAAAGCAcaacaggggtggggggtgggatggggaaagAAGCTCAGTGATGCTGTTGATCAGGAGCCTGGCCTGTCTGTCACTCATCATTTTGTTCTTAAATAAAGACTGGGACACACAGTAGATAGctgaattttgttttccttcagttCCTAGAGAGCCTGCGGTTGGAGAAAGCCAGTAATGGATTCTCAAACCCCAGGTGATCTTCAAAACAGGCGCCATTGAAACCATTGGAGTTCCACAAAATGCCCAGGGATAGTTGGGGTTGGAGCCCAACCTATAGAGGAAGGCATTGCATATTCGCCATCCTAGAGGCGGTAAGTCTCTGCTAGCTGATGGACATCACCTCATAGCCATTGTCTGGCAGCCGCCTTCTTTCCTCTTGTCACTCTGGGAGTTCTGGTGggcttatactttaaaaaaaagagtttttttgggggggttaagatttattttatttatatgggtacactgtagctgtcttctagacacaccagaagagggcatgggatcccattacagatggttgtgagccaccatgtggttgctgggaattgaactcaggacctctggaagagcagtcagtgctcttaaccgctgagccatctctccagccctcaaactcttttttttcttttccttcaagatgagttctgtgtagtcctggcggaccaggttggcctcagatcagcctgcctctgcctccgcagtgctgagattaaaggcccgTGCCACTCTAGGCTAAATTGTTATGCTTCTATTCTAGCTGATGACCACCTTTTTTGGGCGTAGTAGTGCTGGGAGTAGGGTCTGTACACATGTCTACAATGCCAGAATAGGTCAAAGGCTTTAGATCTCAAGGAACTGGATTTATAGAGAGTTGGGAGCAGCCATGTAggttctgagaaccaaacctgggtcctctgcaagaagagccattggctttttgtttttgtttgttttgagacatttctcggtgtagccctggctatctggaactctgtaggccaggctgtccctgaactcagaTCCAGTCTATCCATCcctgccttccaagagctgggattaaggtCATGTACCACCACAGGCCAGCTAGCCATagctcctaactgctgaaccatttatttatttatttattttatttttttggtttttcgagacagggtttctctgtatagctctggatgtcctggaactcactttgtaaaccagtctggcctcgaactcagaaatctgcttgcctctgcctccccagtgagtgctgggatcaaatgcgtgcgccaccactcccagcttaagtctttattttttaaaatgttatttattttggggctggtgagatggctcagtggttaagagcactgactgctctgccagaggtcccgagttcaaatcccagcaactacatggtggctcacaaccatctgtaatgagatctgacgccctcttctggtatgtctgaagacaactacagtgtacttacatatatatataataaataaattaaaaaaaaaaaagagaggaggagccaagcagctcctttagaaaaaaaaaaagttatttattttatgtatttgagctgtcttcagacacaccagaagagggcaatggatcccattacagatggttgtgagccaccatggttgatgggaattgaactctggacctctggcagagcagtcagtgctcttaaccgctgagccatctctccagcccccaaagccaAGTCTTAAAGCATTTTTGCTGCTGAATGTCAGCCCTACCagatctctgcctccctcccctcccctccccccagtatctcatgaagaccaagctggcctggacaCAGTAAGtatgtgcatatttatgtgtgAAGATTGTCACAATGTGAGGAAAAAAGTTGGTTCCCTCCATGGTGTGGGTCCTGTGGGTCAAGTCCAGGTCgctaggcttggcagcaagtgccttgacTCATAGTCTTCTCCTGCCCAACTCCATGCTTGGTTTCCACGAGCCCCTGTGCTATGGAGAATTCCATCTCCAGGCCTCACCAAATCTAATCTCCCCATCCTTTGAAAAGCAGACTTAGATTCAACGCAAGTGGATGAAACAGTTTATTCTTTATTTGGGAATAAAGACTAAGCTCTGAAAAGCTAGTCCCAGAGACTCAGCTGGTGGTGATACTAGCTAGCGGTGGCATGAGGATGCCTTGGGAATGTGCTCTGGGTCCTTCAGGGTGCTTTAGCCGATGCCATTCAAGAACATGAGTAGGGTTAGGGTAttgtggcagagcacttgcctggtaTATGCTGGCTTCAGCAAAATAAAACCATACCTTCTAGGAATGGTTTCTGGGACCGGTGCTCTAACTGCAGGTATCCTGGCATCCATGGAGGCAAGGCTTTATTCCTTGTGACTGGGCTTGTAGCTCACTGGAAACTTGGAGGCTGCAACATCTTTGGCAGGAAACCATCTTTTCTGTCACTTCATTTGCAAGCATTCTCCAGCCTTGAGTCAGTCTTTAGCAATGGACCTTTCCCTGTGGTCATTCCCTTTGGAGAAAGACATTCCTCAAAGTCCATGGTAACTTtgaatgagtgttttgcatgTACACATGCGTGAGTGTGCATGCGCtctcacacacgcacgcacatgcacacgcgtgcacacacacacacacacacacacacacacacacacacacacacactgcttcagCCCTTAGGAGCCATTCTTCTATTATTATGTTTGAGTGCTCTGCCTGAATGTgcacctgcaggccagaagagggcatcagatcccttttaGAGATGGTCACAAGCCATCATGTTGTTGCTGGAAAttgggacttctggaagagcagccagtgtacccttaattgctgagccatcttactgccCAAGATACATTCTTACACTGTGCCTGACCCTGAGCCACATCTGTGTCCTGACTGCAAAGTCAAGATGCCATTATGGCATCCTGGATGCTATAGCCAGTGCAGGCCAGAGGGTACCAGATGTCACAGCCATCACACCAACCCAGGCTCTGCTCTCTAGCAAAAAGAAGCTGGACAGGACTCCCTAAGGGAGTGAGTGTTCCTGAGAAACCCTTTGAGTAACTTGCCTCTGGGTAACTGGTAGCCAGAACAGGAGGCTAAGACTGGGATATAGGAACTTGG is part of the Mus musculus strain C57BL/6J chromosome 17, GRCm38.p6 C57BL/6J genome and harbors:
- the Pou5f1 gene encoding POU domain, class 5, transcription factor 1 isoform 1 (isoform 1 is encoded by transcript variant 1), whose amino-acid sequence is MAGHLASDFAFSPPPGGGDGSAGLEPGWVDPRTWLSFQGPPGGPGIGPGSEVLGISPCPPAYEFCGGMAYCGPQVGLGLVPQVGVETLQPEGQAGARVESNSEGTSSEPCADRPNAVKLEKVEPTPEESQDMKALQKELEQFAKLLKQKRITLGYTQADVGLTLGVLFGKVFSQTTICRFEALQLSLKNMCKLRPLLEKWVEEADNNENLQEICKSETLVQARKRKRTSIENRVRWSLETMFLKCPKPSLQQITHIANQLGLEKDVVRVWFCNRRQKGKRSSIEYSQREEYEATGTPFPGGAVSFPLPPGPHFGTPGYGSPHFTTLYSVPFPEGEAFPSVPVTALGSPMHSN
- the Pou5f1 gene encoding POU domain, class 5, transcription factor 1 isoform 2 (isoform 2 is encoded by transcript variant 2) — translated: MKALQKELEQFAKLLKQKRITLGYTQADVGLTLGVLFGKVFSQTTICRFEALQLSLKNMCKLRPLLEKWVEEADNNENLQEICKSETLVQARKRKRTSIENRVRWSLETMFLKCPKPSLQQITHIANQLGLEKDVVRVWFCNRRQKGKRSSIEYSQREEYEATGTPFPGGAVSFPLPPGPHFGTPGYGSPHFTTLYSVPFPEGEAFPSVPVTALGSPMHSN